Part of the uncultured Desulfobacter sp. genome, TATTATCAGCCCGACGCCCTGGTTAAACTGATGACCAAAAAAGAGGCGCTGCCGGACGATCCCAAGTTACGATCCGCCTTAAATAAATTTTTAACCCGCTTTTTTGAGGTCTCGTTTGCATTCTGGCTCAGCCAGGGTGATCCCGTGGCCTGGATGAAGAACAATATAGATGAATGGCGGGGCGGACCGGATATGCTCACGCTGTTAGCCCCGGTCTCCCGGAATCGGATTCAAGAACAGCAACAGACCCTGGCCCGGATAAAAGAGAGGCCCCGGGACGGCATGGAGGCATTATCCGCCCTGACGGAGCTGACCGGACACAGGGACCATATCAAACGATTCAGGGAGATCCCCCGTCAGATTTTTTCTTTTGCGCCGGAAAAAGTCTACGGCAAATATGTGAAGCTGACCTTTTTATTCTATATTATTCATGCGCCGGGGCTCTCCATCATACACAGGGAAGCCCTGGGCGATATCCACCGAACGCTGATCACCCTGATCGGAGAACGGGGGGATTATAAAAAGGACATGGTCATTGTTGACCAGACCTTTGCCCTGCTCAAAGAACACAAAGGGCGGTATCCGGAAACCGTTTTGGAATGCATCCATAAAATCGGGGATGCCGTATACAATACCGACGAAATTGAACTGATCAACCATTTCATTGACCGCTCCGTGGATCATGGGTTCCAGTTCCCGGATATCGCGGGCACCGGAGAGGACTGGCAGATCAAATGCAATGTGGCCCATGTGAAAAATATCCGGGTCTTTTTAACCCTTGTGGCCAGGCATCCCAAAAAATCCAAACGCCTGTTGTCGGCATTGATCACCTCCCTGGCCGTGGGCGGCGTCTTTATCCGGGACACGGACCTGTTTCCCCGGGACGTTACCAAATTCCTCAACGCGGACATTGCCCCGGTGTACAACCTGGTCAAACAACTGGCCCGGCTGCTGCCCACCTTTTTCAATGAGATCGGTGCCGAAGGAGAGCTCCGGGATATTTCCACCCGCCTGGATGAATCGGTGTTTCGCAGGGACAAGCTGATCCATTTTTTACGCAAACAATGCCATGTGGAAAGCTCATCAAGAATCGTGGACTTTATCCGGGAAGTGATGATGTTCTGGAAAACCCTGGATAAAACCCCGCTTAAGCCCTACCTGCCCCCGTCCATATATAATGAAATCCGGACAACAGGAAAATACATTGACGGTCCCCATGCCGTTTTCCGCACCCTGACCCAGGCGAAACTGGAAACACCGGCGGATTTCCTTGCCGCCTCAAAAACCGACATTGAAGCCGTCATTGATCGGACGGAAGATGCAACAGACCTGGATCGGGAACGGGTTAAACTGATTATCCGGTTCCACGGCCTGCTCAATGAAAAATACGGCATTGATAATCTGGATCTTGAAAACTATGTCAAAACCCATATGTCCCAGGGCCTGCCCGACCCCAGGGATATCCTCCATGCCCTGGAAGAGACAGAGCCCGAAAGCCGGATCGGCGGACTATTGTCATATATGGCGGAGCTGAAAAACATTATTTTATCCGAGGAAAAATTTGCCGTAAACGAATCCATTTACCACAAACGCCACATTGCCGTAGATATCCCGTCCATGTACGGATCGTACAGTGAGGCCAAATTTGATGCCCTGGGCATGACCCTGAGACTTGAAAACCTGATCAATGTGCTGTTTGAGGACCTGATCGACAGCATTGACCTTCGGCTGATCACCAAACCGACCTTTGTAAAAATCTTTTCGGTTCTGACACTGTTCCGCCAGGCCCTGGCCCTGGACGGCATTATATCCAACAAACTGGATACCCAGCTGGAATTCTTAAAATACGCCATCAACATCACCACCTGCTCCTTTACCCAGTATCTGGATATTTTCAAAGGCTTTACCCGGGCGGTGGCCGATGCAGTCAACGACCATTTCAATACCCTGCACTCCCTGAATCTGAGCAACCTGGACAACCGCATCGGCCGGGAAAATATACTTGAAAAATACCTGCCCGATGGGTTTGATTTAAAGGCCAATAAACCCCACACACCGGCCGCCGTTAAAATGGCAAAAAAACTGGACCAGCGGGTGGCGGATATCTTTTTCCGTGACCGGATTGCCACATCCCTTGGGCTCCAG contains:
- a CDS encoding PEP/pyruvate-binding domain-containing protein, giving the protein MKSKALEVNLSDTRADVTIDDRYLLLLDFFKGYVGIVNRLETFLKELSHPYRNWAFIVNESRHFSLHYFHLYTSEPDGRKVLDLLCDIFNSAFESVSDAEIKSNAADNLMQILHYIAKSDPQGLDVCTGTLIREVERILALEEDDFFFFVCSYYQPDALVKLMTKKEALPDDPKLRSALNKFLTRFFEVSFAFWLSQGDPVAWMKNNIDEWRGGPDMLTLLAPVSRNRIQEQQQTLARIKERPRDGMEALSALTELTGHRDHIKRFREIPRQIFSFAPEKVYGKYVKLTFLFYIIHAPGLSIIHREALGDIHRTLITLIGERGDYKKDMVIVDQTFALLKEHKGRYPETVLECIHKIGDAVYNTDEIELINHFIDRSVDHGFQFPDIAGTGEDWQIKCNVAHVKNIRVFLTLVARHPKKSKRLLSALITSLAVGGVFIRDTDLFPRDVTKFLNADIAPVYNLVKQLARLLPTFFNEIGAEGELRDISTRLDESVFRRDKLIHFLRKQCHVESSSRIVDFIREVMMFWKTLDKTPLKPYLPPSIYNEIRTTGKYIDGPHAVFRTLTQAKLETPADFLAASKTDIEAVIDRTEDATDLDRERVKLIIRFHGLLNEKYGIDNLDLENYVKTHMSQGLPDPRDILHALEETEPESRIGGLLSYMAELKNIILSEEKFAVNESIYHKRHIAVDIPSMYGSYSEAKFDALGMTLRLENLINVLFEDLIDSIDLRLITKPTFVKIFSVLTLFRQALALDGIISNKLDTQLEFLKYAINITTCSFTQYLDIFKGFTRAVADAVNDHFNTLHSLNLSNLDNRIGRENILEKYLPDGFDLKANKPHTPAAVKMAKKLDQRVADIFFRDRIATSLGLQQLDVFLNRILNTLFRQSERLTQDELSALLNYDPKAAVCSIDAGQLFSSNIIYLGNKGLNIIELKRLGIKVPNGFIITTEVFKCLDLIDNYIPASVNFQQLVAHMLAQLEAAEGKKFGDPENPLLLSVRSGSSISQPGMLDSFLNVGINEQIAEKIAEKSGNPWFAWDSYRRFIQAYGMVYGIQRDRFDAIIKTHKERAGIRFKRYFTGDQMHTVALEYKQLLLDQGIELLESPMDQLFLSIKKVFSSWNSKRAKNYRKIMGISDDWGTAATVQSMVFGNRSRESGSGVVFTHSPKLPGDAIRLWGDFTIGNQGEDVVSGLVKTLPISELQREMEGRGVKISLEERFPRVYEKLKTIVLKLIYEEGWNPQEMEFTFQGQEIEDVFILQARDLSLRDRKKVKRFDAAPDKLEKLQLGQGIGVSGGAMSGRIVFSLEEIDGFRRLDPDTSLILLRNDTVPDDILEIDAADGILTARGGLTSHAAVVAYNLDKTCVVGCKNLICNEEAGFCELNNVKLNTGDFISLDGHKGIVYQGQMKISNHLTSI